Proteins from one Fragaria vesca subsp. vesca linkage group LG6, FraVesHawaii_1.0, whole genome shotgun sequence genomic window:
- the LOC101299316 gene encoding UDP-glucose flavonoid 3-O-glucosyltransferase 7-like: MGSESHDSVHIFLFPFMAHGHMIPVSDMAKLFASHGVKITIVTTPLNAIRFAQTTQSSKFNIQIKAIEFPSEEAGLPKGCENVDTLPSPNLVNPFFKATRLLQPQFEELLKEVKPTCIVADMFFPWATEAAAKFGIPRLVFHGTSFFAMCASDCVKVYEPYNKISSDTEPFVIPYLPGEIELTRAQLPDFIKNNVLNDVTQLLKEAREAELKSFGIIMNSFYELEPVYADFYRNELGRKAWHIGPVSLCNRETEEKVQRGKEATIDEHECLKWLDSKKPDSVVYVCFGSVADFNSTQLKEIAMALEAAGQDFIWVVRKGKDEMDEWLPEGFEERMEGKGLIIRGWAPQVLILDHPSVGGFVTHCGWNSTLEGISAGLPMVTWPVSAEQFYNEKLVTQVLKIGVGVGTQKWVRLFGDSVKKEAVVKAVSQIMVGEEAEERRSRARELGKQARRAVEEGGSSYQDFNKLIQELKSQQLG, from the coding sequence ATGGGTAGCGAAAGCCATGACTCTGTTCACATATTCTTGTTCCCTTTCATGGCTCACGGCCACATGATCCCAGTCTCCGACATGGCCAAGCTCTTTGCTTCACACGGCGTCAAGATCACCATAGTCACCACCCCTCTAAACGCCATCAGATTCGCCCAAACGACCCAGTCGAGCAAATTCAACATCCAAATCAAGGCCATCGAGTTCCCAAGCGAAGAGGCTGGTTTGCCAAAAGGTTGTGAGAACGTCGACACGTTGCCCTCGCCTAATTTAGTCAACCCTTTCTTCAAAGCCACACGCTTGCTTCAACCACAGTTCGAGGAGCTTCTCAAGGAGGTCAAGCCGACTTGCATAGTAGCTGACATGTTCTTTCCTTGGGCTACTGAAGCTGCTGCCAAGTTCGGTATTCCGAGGTTGGTTTTTCATGGGACTAGCTTCTTTGCTATGTGTGCTTCGGACTGTGTCAAGGTCTATGAGCCTTACAATAAGATTTCAAGTGACACGGAGCCTTTTGTGATCCCCTATTTGCCGGGTGAGATTGAATTGACAAGAGCTCAACTGCCTGATTTTATCAAAAACAATGTTTTGAATGATGTGACCCAGTTGCTGAAAGAGGCTAGAGAAGCCGAGTTGAAGAGCTTTGGAATCATTATGAACAGCTTCTATGAGCTCGAACCGGTTTATGCAGATTTTTACAGAAATGAGTTGGGGAGAAAGGCATGGCATATAGGCCCTGTTTCTCTATGCAACAGAGAAACTGAGGAGAAAGTACAGAGAGGAAAAGAAGCCACAATTGATGAGCATGAGTGTTTGAAATGGCTTGATTCAAAGAAACCAGATTCTGTTGTGTATGTCTGTTTTGGGAGTGTGGCCGATTTCAATTCCACTCAGCTCAAGGAGATTGCTATGGCTCTAGAAGCTGCTGGGCAGGACTTCATTTGGGTGGTGAGGAAAGGCAAAGATGAGATGGATGAGTGGTTGCCTGAAGGATTTGAAGAGAGGATGGAAGGCAAGGGATTGATCATCAGAGGTTGGGCTCCTCAGGTTTTGATTCTTGACCATCCAAGTGTTGGTGGGTTTGTGACACATTGTGGGTGGAATTCCACATTGGAAGGCATTTCTGCAGGGCTTCCTATGGTGACATGGCCTGTGTCTGCTGAGCAATTTTACAATGAGAAATTGGTGACCCAGGTGCTTAAGATTGGAGTTGGTGTTGGAACTCAGAAATGGGTCAGGCTTTTTGGGGATAGTGTGAAGAAGGAAGCTGTTGTGAAAGCTGTGAGTCAGATCATGGTGGGAGAAGAGGCAGAAGAAAGGAGAAGCAGAGCCAGGGAGCTTGGAAAGCAAGCAAGGAGGGCTGTTGAAGAGGGAGGATCATCATACCAGGATTTTAATAAGCTAATTCAAGAGTTGAAATCCCAACAACTAGGATAA